In the Manis javanica isolate MJ-LG chromosome 12, MJ_LKY, whole genome shotgun sequence genome, one interval contains:
- the LOC118970215 gene encoding FAST kinase domain-containing protein 2, mitochondrial-like isoform X6, producing the protein MNHRAGSFLWNLRQLNTSVTTIRTVRLYSLGFCRPNIVYSHWNPRNLLNNFDNGVQSSIRYLVQDSLIFKSGDDNFQIKGISTVTVPAVDRLLCLRRLSFDSKHSPVPDDDLKKMNEATYEDVLIKKPKPTPNKCRELSQECNSLVDVLDKYSEVPRYLSNNYLSAMWSIAKRMSEDQKRFEKQLMFSHPSFSQLCEQTMREAKVMPFNQLLFSLHAVVKLGIPQNTLLVQTLLRVVQPCKVNVTSVLQMKRQTCDVKQLGQSHTANGIIYACSKHLLVLSAVLEAMEPCKNVDALRIGLRILVDQQLWKIEHVFTLQVVMKCIGKDAPDILKRKLEMKALRDLGKFSTLNSQHMFEVLAAMNHRSILLLNECSKMVIDNIYGCPLKVLINILQSCKELRYYNLYLFKGIADYVATTFDIWKLKHVISLLILFANLGFRHTGLMDLLKKKVIDEPDCLNIKNIVPILHVYSSLNHFYECQARDFFVQFHSNDQLYCACYHVAGPGRGLPKDTEAGQLWALAKLIMQRYQNISIERILEVSKSNPSFYC; encoded by the exons ATGAATCACAGAGCAGGTTCCTTTTTATGGAATCTCAGACAACTTAATACTTCAGTTACAACAATCAGAACTGTGAGGCTGTACAGTTTGGGATTTTGCAGACCAAATATTGTTTATTCACACTGGAACCCAAGAAACCTCTTAAATAACTTTGATAATGGAGTGCAGTCATCTATTAGATATCTCGTGCAGgattccttaatttttaaatcaggagATGACAACTTTCAAATAAAGGGCATAAGCACGGTAACAGTTCCTGCAGTTGACAGACTGCTTTGTCTTAGAAGACTGTCCTTTGACTCAAAACACTCTCCTGTTCCTGATGatgatttgaagaaaatgaatgaggCCACTTATGAAGATGTTCTCATCAAAAAACCCAAACCAACCCCTAACAAATGCAGAGAACTGTCTCAGGAGTGTAATTCCCTGGTTGATGTGttagataaatactcagaagtacCAAGATATCTTAGTAATAACTATCTCTCAGCAATGTGGTCAATTGCCAAAAGGATGTCTGAAGACCAGAAGCGCTTTGAAAAACAGCTGATGTTTAGCCACCCTTCATTTAGCCAACTGTGTGAACAAACAATGCGAGAAGCCAAGGTCATGCCCTTTAACCAGTTGCTGTTCAGTCTTCATGCTGTGGTGAAGCTTGGAATTCCACAGAACACTCTGCTGGTACAGACTTTGCTGAGGGTGGTCCAG CCCTGCAAGGTCAACGTTACCTCAGTGTTGCAGATGAAGAGACAGACTTGTGATGTTAAGcaacttggccaaagtcacacagctaatggaATCATTTATGCatgcagtaaacatttattgg TTTTGTCAGCTGTTTTAGAGGCAATGGAGCCATGCAAGAATGTGGACGCTCTTCGGATAGGACTGAG GATACTAGTTGATCAGCAACTTTGGAAAATAGAACATGTCTTCACATTACAAGTTGTGATGAAATGTATTGGAAAGGATGCACCAGATATTCTTAAAAGGAAACTGGAG atgaaaGCCTTGAGGGACTTAGGCAAATTTTCTACATTGAATAGTCAGCACATGTTTGAGGTACTAGCTGCCATGAATCACCGTTCTATTTTACTTCTGAATGAATGCAGTAAGATGGTCATAG ataacatcTATGGGTGTCCTTTAAAAGTATTGATCAACATACTGCAGTCTTGCAAAGAACTCCGATACTATAATTTGTATCTTTTCAAGGGAATAGCAGATTATGTGGCTACAACTTTTGACATCTGGAAGTTGAAACAT gttatttctCTCCTCATTTTATTTGCAAACCTTGGCTTTCGACATACCGGTTTGATGGACttacttaaaaagaaagtaatagaTGAACCTGACTGCCTAAACATCAAAAACATTGTTCCTATTCTTCATGTGTATTCTTCTCTCAATCACTTCTATGAATGCCAGGCCCGAGA tttctTTGTTCAGTTCCATTCAAATGATCAACTATATTGTGCCTGCTACCATGTGGCAGGCCCTGGGCGAGGTCTGCCGAAGGACACCGAGGCTGGTCAGCTGTGGGCCTTGGCTAAGCTGATTATGCAGAG
- the LOC118970215 gene encoding FAST kinase domain-containing protein 2, mitochondrial-like isoform X4, producing the protein MNHRAGSFLWNLRQLNTSVTTIRTVRLYSLGFCRPNIVYSHWNPRNLLNNFDNGVQSSIRYLVQDSLIFKSGDDNFQIKGISTVTVPAVDRLLCLRRLSFDSKHSPVPDDDLKKMNEATYEDVLIKKPKPTPNKCRELSQECNSLVDVLDKYSEVPRYLSNNYLSAMWSIAKRMSEDQKRFEKQLMFSHPSFSQLCEQTMREAKVMPFNQLLFSLHAVVKLGIPQNTLLVQTLLRVVQPCKVNVTSVLQMKRQTCDVKQLGQSHTANGIIYACSKHLLVLSAVLEAMEPCKNVDALRIGLRILVDQQLWKIEHVFTLQVVMKCIGKDAPDILKRKLEMKALRDLGKFSTLNSQHMFEVLAAMNHRSILLLNECSKMVIDNIYGCPLKVLINILQSCKELRYYNLYLFKGIADYVATTFDIWKLKHVISLLILFANLGFRHTGLMDLLKKKVIDEPDCLNIKNIVPILHVYSSLNHFYECQARDFFVQFHSNDQLYCACYHVAGPGRGLPKDTEAGQLWALAKLIMQRNRAFLYLWMSSKRKDCLISEYQH; encoded by the exons ATGAATCACAGAGCAGGTTCCTTTTTATGGAATCTCAGACAACTTAATACTTCAGTTACAACAATCAGAACTGTGAGGCTGTACAGTTTGGGATTTTGCAGACCAAATATTGTTTATTCACACTGGAACCCAAGAAACCTCTTAAATAACTTTGATAATGGAGTGCAGTCATCTATTAGATATCTCGTGCAGgattccttaatttttaaatcaggagATGACAACTTTCAAATAAAGGGCATAAGCACGGTAACAGTTCCTGCAGTTGACAGACTGCTTTGTCTTAGAAGACTGTCCTTTGACTCAAAACACTCTCCTGTTCCTGATGatgatttgaagaaaatgaatgaggCCACTTATGAAGATGTTCTCATCAAAAAACCCAAACCAACCCCTAACAAATGCAGAGAACTGTCTCAGGAGTGTAATTCCCTGGTTGATGTGttagataaatactcagaagtacCAAGATATCTTAGTAATAACTATCTCTCAGCAATGTGGTCAATTGCCAAAAGGATGTCTGAAGACCAGAAGCGCTTTGAAAAACAGCTGATGTTTAGCCACCCTTCATTTAGCCAACTGTGTGAACAAACAATGCGAGAAGCCAAGGTCATGCCCTTTAACCAGTTGCTGTTCAGTCTTCATGCTGTGGTGAAGCTTGGAATTCCACAGAACACTCTGCTGGTACAGACTTTGCTGAGGGTGGTCCAG CCCTGCAAGGTCAACGTTACCTCAGTGTTGCAGATGAAGAGACAGACTTGTGATGTTAAGcaacttggccaaagtcacacagctaatggaATCATTTATGCatgcagtaaacatttattgg TTTTGTCAGCTGTTTTAGAGGCAATGGAGCCATGCAAGAATGTGGACGCTCTTCGGATAGGACTGAG GATACTAGTTGATCAGCAACTTTGGAAAATAGAACATGTCTTCACATTACAAGTTGTGATGAAATGTATTGGAAAGGATGCACCAGATATTCTTAAAAGGAAACTGGAG atgaaaGCCTTGAGGGACTTAGGCAAATTTTCTACATTGAATAGTCAGCACATGTTTGAGGTACTAGCTGCCATGAATCACCGTTCTATTTTACTTCTGAATGAATGCAGTAAGATGGTCATAG ataacatcTATGGGTGTCCTTTAAAAGTATTGATCAACATACTGCAGTCTTGCAAAGAACTCCGATACTATAATTTGTATCTTTTCAAGGGAATAGCAGATTATGTGGCTACAACTTTTGACATCTGGAAGTTGAAACAT gttatttctCTCCTCATTTTATTTGCAAACCTTGGCTTTCGACATACCGGTTTGATGGACttacttaaaaagaaagtaatagaTGAACCTGACTGCCTAAACATCAAAAACATTGTTCCTATTCTTCATGTGTATTCTTCTCTCAATCACTTCTATGAATGCCAGGCCCGAGA tttctTTGTTCAGTTCCATTCAAATGATCAACTATATTGTGCCTGCTACCATGTGGCAGGCCCTGGGCGAGGTCTGCCGAAGGACACCGAGGCTGGTCAGCTGTGGGCCTTGGCTAAGCTGATTATGCAGAG GAACAGAGCTTTCTTGTATCTTTGGATGTCCAGCAAGAGAAAAGACTGTCTG
- the LOC118970215 gene encoding FAST kinase domain-containing protein 2, mitochondrial-like isoform X2 has translation MNHRAGSFLWNLRQLNTSVTTIRTVRLYSLGFCRPNIVYSHWNPRNLLNNFDNGVQSSIRYLVQDSLIFKSGDDNFQIKGISTVTVPAVDRLLCLRRLSFDSKHSPVPDDDLKKMNEATYEDVLIKKPKPTPNKCRELSQECNSLVDVLDKYSEVPRYLSNNYLSAMWSIAKRMSEDQKRFEKQLMFSHPSFSQLCEQTMREAKVMPFNQLLFSLHAVVKLGIPQNTLLVQTLLRVVQPCKVNVTSVLQMKRQTCDVKQLGQSHTANGIIYACSKHLLVLSAVLEAMEPCKNVDALRIGLRILVDQQLWKIEHVFTLQVVMKCIGKDAPDILKRKLEMKALRDLGKFSTLNSQHMFEVLAAMNHRSILLLNECSKMVIDNIYGCPLKVLINILQSCKELRYYNLYLFKGIADYVATTFDIWKLKHVISLLILFANLGFRHTGLMDLLKKKVIDEPDCLNIKNIVPILHVYSSLNHFYECQAREFLEVMASAVTTYLYHVSSENLLNAVCSFCMMNHFPLVLINQLLQKDVINELLLSVSLFSSIQMINYIVPATMWQALGEVCRRTPRLVSCGPWLS, from the exons ATGAATCACAGAGCAGGTTCCTTTTTATGGAATCTCAGACAACTTAATACTTCAGTTACAACAATCAGAACTGTGAGGCTGTACAGTTTGGGATTTTGCAGACCAAATATTGTTTATTCACACTGGAACCCAAGAAACCTCTTAAATAACTTTGATAATGGAGTGCAGTCATCTATTAGATATCTCGTGCAGgattccttaatttttaaatcaggagATGACAACTTTCAAATAAAGGGCATAAGCACGGTAACAGTTCCTGCAGTTGACAGACTGCTTTGTCTTAGAAGACTGTCCTTTGACTCAAAACACTCTCCTGTTCCTGATGatgatttgaagaaaatgaatgaggCCACTTATGAAGATGTTCTCATCAAAAAACCCAAACCAACCCCTAACAAATGCAGAGAACTGTCTCAGGAGTGTAATTCCCTGGTTGATGTGttagataaatactcagaagtacCAAGATATCTTAGTAATAACTATCTCTCAGCAATGTGGTCAATTGCCAAAAGGATGTCTGAAGACCAGAAGCGCTTTGAAAAACAGCTGATGTTTAGCCACCCTTCATTTAGCCAACTGTGTGAACAAACAATGCGAGAAGCCAAGGTCATGCCCTTTAACCAGTTGCTGTTCAGTCTTCATGCTGTGGTGAAGCTTGGAATTCCACAGAACACTCTGCTGGTACAGACTTTGCTGAGGGTGGTCCAG CCCTGCAAGGTCAACGTTACCTCAGTGTTGCAGATGAAGAGACAGACTTGTGATGTTAAGcaacttggccaaagtcacacagctaatggaATCATTTATGCatgcagtaaacatttattgg TTTTGTCAGCTGTTTTAGAGGCAATGGAGCCATGCAAGAATGTGGACGCTCTTCGGATAGGACTGAG GATACTAGTTGATCAGCAACTTTGGAAAATAGAACATGTCTTCACATTACAAGTTGTGATGAAATGTATTGGAAAGGATGCACCAGATATTCTTAAAAGGAAACTGGAG atgaaaGCCTTGAGGGACTTAGGCAAATTTTCTACATTGAATAGTCAGCACATGTTTGAGGTACTAGCTGCCATGAATCACCGTTCTATTTTACTTCTGAATGAATGCAGTAAGATGGTCATAG ataacatcTATGGGTGTCCTTTAAAAGTATTGATCAACATACTGCAGTCTTGCAAAGAACTCCGATACTATAATTTGTATCTTTTCAAGGGAATAGCAGATTATGTGGCTACAACTTTTGACATCTGGAAGTTGAAACAT gttatttctCTCCTCATTTTATTTGCAAACCTTGGCTTTCGACATACCGGTTTGATGGACttacttaaaaagaaagtaatagaTGAACCTGACTGCCTAAACATCAAAAACATTGTTCCTATTCTTCATGTGTATTCTTCTCTCAATCACTTCTATGAATGCCAGGCCCGAGA GTTTCTAGAAGTTATGGCTAGTGCTGTGACTACTTATCTTTACCATGTCTCTTCTGAAAACCTATTGAAtgctgtgtgttcattttgtatgaTGAACCATTTTCCCCTGGTCCTTATTAATCAGCTGCTCCAGAAGGACGTCATCAATGAGCTGCTGCTGTCAG tttctTTGTTCAGTTCCATTCAAATGATCAACTATATTGTGCCTGCTACCATGTGGCAGGCCCTGGGCGAGGTCTGCCGAAGGACACCGAGGCTGGTCAGCTGTGGGCCTTGGCTAAGCTGA